From one Brachypodium distachyon strain Bd21 chromosome 4, Brachypodium_distachyon_v3.0, whole genome shotgun sequence genomic stretch:
- the LOC104585092 gene encoding uncharacterized protein LOC104585092, whose protein sequence is MGQPPGAPAADLRGLFATQSAGVLFSSPRMASASAFPTDTSAALAEMLAAHRRSRDGHSPAAPAAASAAAAVVTTAAAPAAPLALAYSPALVDLFAAFLRDYATASPVALPVGFAPPVAPAPSPVPTPASSPAPSPAPPQNLQHVTIRHHISTTLSMQPANYTLWSTVFRNIFGKFAVEDHVDAALAPLHPSATWLQNDCTIVSWLYTTVSEEILTIILAPRDTTIGVWTKIEELFLDNKVTRAVYLDSEFHSIRQGAMSVTAYCSCLKTIAGNLRELGKAVPDKDLVHSTLRGLRKELRHVIPIITREVPLPSFQSLRSFLQLEETRAAKDDNDAPMHTALHVSTAPVAPAPAAPVASTASTSTPSKSKNKGR, encoded by the coding sequence ATGGGTCAACCACCAGGCGCACCTGCCGCTGATCTCCGCGGCCTGTTCGCCACTCAATCCGCGGGTGTCCTCTTCTCGTCCCCCCGCATGGCGTCTGCCTCGGCGTTCCCAACGGATACCTCCGCTGCCCTAGCTGAGATGCTCGCCGCCCACCGTCGATCCCGCGACGGCCACTCTCCCGCGGCCCCTGCTGCAGCCTCTGCCGCGGCCGCTGTGGTGACTACTGCGGCAGCCCCTGCGGCGCCCCTTGCTCTGGCCTACTCACCGGCGCTCGTCGACCTCTTCGCGGCCTTCCTCCGCGACTACGCCACTGCATCGCCGGTAGCTCTGCCGGTTGGCTTCGCTCCGCCCGTCGCGCCGGCGCCCTCTCCCGTGCCCACTCCGGCGTCCTCTCCGGCACCCTCTCCGGCTCCGCCTCAGAACCTACAGCACGTGACCATCCGGCACCATATCTCCACCACCCTGTCCATGCAGCCCGCCAACTACACATTGTGGAGCACCGTCTTCCGCAACATCTTCGGCAAGTTTGCTGTTGAGGACCACGTCGACGCCGCGCTCGCCCCACTGCATCCCTCTGCGACATGGCTTCAGAACGACTGCACCATCGTGTCCTGGCTCTACACTACAGTCAGCGAGGAGATCCTGACGATCATCTTGGCGCCGCGCGACACGACGATCGGCGTCTGGACCAAGATCGAGGAGCTCTTCCTCGACAACAAGGTGACTCGTGCTGTGTATCTTGACTCCGAGTTTCATAGCATTCGGCAGGGCGCGATGTCTGTCACGGCGTACTGCTCCTGTCTGAAGACGATCGCCGGCAATCTTCGTGAGCTGGGCAAGGCGGTGCCCGACAAGGACCTCGTCCACAGCACTCTTCGCGGCCTGCGCAAGGAGCTGCGCCATGTCATCCCCATCATCACACGTGAGGTGCCACTGCCGTCTTTCCAAAGCCTCCGCTCCTTCCTTCAGCTGGAGGAGACGCGGGCAGCCAAAGACGACAACGACGCTCCGATGCACACGGCGCTGCACGTCTCCACTGCTCCCGTCGCACCAGCACCTGCTGCTCCTGTAGCCTCCACTGCCTCCACCAGCACGCCGTCCAAGTCGAAGAACAAGGGGCGGTAG